In Pajaroellobacter abortibovis, the following are encoded in one genomic region:
- a CDS encoding efflux RND transporter permease subunit, which yields MIQQIVRFALEKPFLVLIAVFSLIGMSILALMRLNIEAYPNPVPPLVEVIVQPEGMNAEEVERYITVPLEIGLAGMSGLDRISSQSIFGLSDVKCYFKWGTEYARARQEVINRLSFVQLPNQVEAQISPWNATGEIFRYRIEGRGYTLEELKTAQDWILERQFKQVPGVIDVVGYGGKIKQYQVQVDPYLLKGRHVSLGQLLESIANANQNVGGQRLTLGEQVYDVRGIGLIRGIEDIENIVISASQGDPIRVKDIARTQIGHAPRLGMVGFDDQSDIVQGIILMRYGEAALPTLKGVHARIEAIRQNHVLPPGMDIMPLYDRGSLIHLTTKTVFENLVLGMVLVAIVLFLFLGNARAALISALNIPLALLFAICGVVGFNVSANLLSLGAVDFGIVIDSTVIMVENIFRHAGPHTKGTMAERILTAAHEVASPLAFSTLIIAVAFLPIFNMTGVSGVIFSPMAHTYALAIAGAILLALTLTPLLMSRWSLPLATEKEGPLMAFLHRIYRPFFEAAIRRPKRALCLRIIPIVLCGVLFPFLGQEFMPQLEEGNLWVRASLPMSISFEQASKYVEQMRAVIWGCPGTSGEVCVEQNRKHPEVTHVISQLGRSDDGTEVAGFYNVEFFVPLKPFEEWSRGLTKSKLIEQLSQELYQTFPDVIFNFSQCIKDNVEEALSGIKGENSVKVVGTKLHVNEEYAGKIAALMKTVRGIKDVGIFHTLGQPDVRVVPDRVACARYGLNVGDVTSVVQTAIGGKAVTQVFEGEKRFDLTVRWLEPYRSSLDAIRAIHVTNPDGADIPLGQIAEISLQQGPSLIHRENGLRYTPIKFSVRDRDLAGAIAEAREKIRSQIALPYGVRLEWGGEINELRSAEERLKVIIPLTLCLIAFLTYTAVKNWLDTLIVLIDIPVACTGGVLALLVTRTHFSVSAAMGFVSIFGIAIQDAILFVTYFQRLREGAGLPIVEAAREAAEKRFRPVLMTTLVATLGLLPAALSNGIGAQSQKPMAIVVIGGSLILALLTRVLQPPLLVMAHQWLESSSGKRLVPS from the coding sequence ATGATTCAACAAATAGTACGCTTTGCTTTAGAAAAGCCGTTTCTTGTTTTGATTGCGGTTTTTTCTCTGATTGGGATGAGTATTTTGGCGCTGATGCGGCTTAATATTGAGGCTTATCCTAATCCTGTTCCTCCTCTTGTAGAGGTGATCGTTCAGCCTGAGGGGATGAATGCTGAGGAAGTCGAACGGTATATCACGGTGCCTCTTGAGATTGGGCTCGCGGGGATGTCTGGTTTGGATCGCATCAGTTCTCAATCGATTTTCGGGTTGAGCGATGTTAAATGTTATTTTAAATGGGGGACAGAGTACGCACGCGCGCGTCAGGAGGTCATTAATCGCCTTTCTTTTGTACAGTTGCCTAATCAGGTTGAAGCACAGATTTCCCCGTGGAATGCAACGGGGGAGATTTTCCGATACCGTATAGAGGGGAGGGGATATACCCTTGAAGAGCTCAAGACGGCGCAGGACTGGATACTTGAACGCCAGTTTAAGCAGGTGCCTGGTGTGATCGATGTGGTTGGGTATGGGGGAAAAATTAAACAATATCAGGTACAAGTCGATCCTTATCTTTTGAAAGGGCGCCATGTTTCCTTGGGTCAACTGCTGGAGAGCATCGCCAATGCCAATCAAAATGTGGGTGGGCAGCGGTTGACGTTGGGGGAGCAAGTGTACGATGTGCGTGGAATTGGTCTCATTCGGGGGATTGAAGATATTGAAAATATTGTAATTTCGGCCTCTCAAGGGGATCCGATTCGGGTTAAAGATATTGCTCGCACCCAAATCGGGCATGCTCCGCGATTAGGGATGGTGGGGTTCGATGATCAATCCGATATTGTTCAAGGTATTATTCTCATGCGTTATGGGGAGGCTGCCTTGCCTACCCTTAAAGGGGTGCATGCGCGGATTGAAGCGATTCGTCAGAATCATGTCCTCCCTCCTGGAATGGATATCATGCCTCTGTACGATCGTGGCTCGCTGATTCATCTGACGACGAAAACGGTCTTTGAGAACCTTGTGCTCGGAATGGTGCTTGTCGCAATCGTGCTGTTCTTGTTTTTAGGAAATGCGCGTGCGGCTCTCATCAGCGCGCTCAATATCCCTCTTGCACTTCTATTCGCGATTTGTGGGGTGGTTGGGTTCAATGTGTCCGCGAATCTTTTGTCGCTGGGGGCTGTCGATTTTGGAATTGTCATCGATTCTACCGTCATCATGGTGGAAAATATATTCAGGCATGCAGGTCCACACACGAAGGGGACGATGGCGGAACGCATCTTAACAGCAGCTCATGAAGTGGCCTCCCCACTCGCCTTCTCTACCCTGATCATCGCGGTTGCGTTTTTGCCTATTTTTAACATGACGGGTGTGTCGGGAGTGATTTTTTCACCGATGGCCCATACCTATGCGCTTGCGATCGCGGGGGCTATTCTTCTGGCATTGACGCTAACCCCCCTTCTCATGAGCCGGTGGAGTCTTCCTCTTGCTACGGAGAAAGAGGGGCCTTTGATGGCTTTTTTGCATCGGATCTACCGGCCTTTCTTTGAGGCAGCCATTCGGAGGCCCAAGCGAGCCCTCTGCCTTCGAATAATTCCGATTGTTCTGTGCGGTGTCCTCTTTCCATTTCTCGGTCAGGAATTTATGCCTCAGCTAGAAGAGGGAAATTTATGGGTGCGCGCCTCTCTGCCGATGTCCATCAGTTTTGAGCAGGCCTCTAAGTATGTGGAACAGATGCGTGCTGTAATCTGGGGTTGTCCAGGGACGTCAGGGGAAGTGTGTGTCGAACAAAATCGGAAACATCCGGAGGTGACTCACGTCATCTCTCAGCTGGGACGTTCGGATGATGGGACGGAAGTGGCTGGGTTTTACAATGTTGAATTTTTTGTCCCGCTTAAACCGTTTGAAGAATGGTCGCGTGGGTTGACGAAGTCCAAACTGATTGAGCAGCTCAGTCAAGAACTCTACCAGACGTTTCCCGATGTGATTTTCAATTTTTCTCAATGTATTAAGGACAATGTGGAGGAAGCGCTTTCAGGGATTAAAGGGGAGAATTCTGTGAAGGTGGTCGGGACAAAACTGCATGTGAATGAAGAATATGCAGGAAAGATTGCGGCGCTCATGAAGACCGTGAGAGGGATTAAGGACGTTGGGATTTTTCACACACTGGGTCAGCCCGATGTGAGGGTTGTACCAGATCGTGTGGCCTGTGCGCGGTACGGATTGAATGTTGGAGATGTGACCTCAGTCGTTCAAACCGCAATCGGAGGGAAGGCGGTAACGCAGGTGTTTGAGGGGGAGAAGCGTTTTGATCTGACAGTGCGCTGGCTGGAGCCCTACCGATCTTCACTAGATGCGATCCGAGCCATTCATGTGACCAACCCTGATGGAGCCGATATTCCGCTCGGCCAGATTGCTGAAATTTCCTTGCAACAGGGGCCGAGTCTGATCCATCGGGAGAATGGATTGCGTTATACACCTATCAAATTTTCCGTGCGTGATCGGGATCTTGCGGGAGCGATTGCGGAAGCTCGAGAGAAAATCCGTTCTCAGATCGCTCTGCCCTATGGTGTGAGGTTAGAGTGGGGCGGAGAAATCAATGAGTTGCGGAGTGCAGAGGAACGATTGAAAGTAATTATTCCGCTTACTTTGTGTCTGATTGCATTTCTTACATATACCGCGGTTAAAAATTGGTTGGACACGCTGATCGTTCTCATTGATATCCCTGTCGCGTGTACTGGAGGGGTTCTCGCGTTGCTCGTGACGCGAACCCATTTTTCCGTCTCGGCTGCAATGGGATTTGTGTCGATTTTTGGGATTGCTATTCAGGATGCGATTTTATTTGTGACCTATTTTCAACGTCTGAGGGAAGGGGCTGGCTTACCGATTGTGGAGGCGGCTCGTGAAGCCGCTGAGAAGCGATTTCGGCCTGTTCTAATGACGACATTGGTTGCAACGCTTGGACTCCTCCCTGCTGCTCTGTCGAATGGGATAGGGGCGCAGTCTCAAAAGCCTATGGCTATTGTAGTGATAGGAGGCTCTTTGATCCTCGCGTTGTTGACACGTGTCCTTCAGCCTCCACTACTCGTAATGGCGCATCAGTGGCTCGAATCTTCTTCTGGGAAAAGGTTGGTTCCTTCATGA
- a CDS encoding efflux RND transporter periplasmic adaptor subunit: MKRDKLYAGLVALLACCSYKSLVAPEGDKPLEGEVWLTADQVEKSHLRIEAVEERPIVKCLVAFGRIALDEQRVLKIYPPLAGRVTRIHVKLGQHVKKGDPLISIYAPDMGEVSSDLIKAKSEQLLAQKEYQRQKDLFAHHATSAQELESAEGNYQKAVVEVERAKQKMLLFQRFQLDTVTHTYLVRAPMEGDVLAKAVTLGMEVQSLYGGGDLSELLVIGSTDRVWLIADLYEQDISVVRMGDVLNAIPMALPDRQIQGRIEWISQEVDPVTHVLHVRTSFANPDRALKPEMTVRVRIQAQEKRALAIPYRALFRYQDQAIAFMQVGQTSDGRFRFRKVPVETGDFDDQWIAIRDGLAKGALVVTAGGVLLLPNL, from the coding sequence ATGAAGCGGGATAAGCTTTATGCGGGTTTGGTAGCGTTGCTCGCTTGTTGTAGCTATAAGTCTCTGGTTGCTCCGGAAGGAGATAAGCCCCTGGAAGGAGAGGTCTGGCTGACAGCGGATCAAGTCGAAAAAAGTCACCTCCGGATTGAGGCGGTGGAAGAACGGCCGATTGTGAAGTGCCTAGTCGCTTTTGGACGGATTGCTTTGGATGAACAGCGGGTGTTGAAGATCTATCCCCCTCTTGCTGGACGGGTGACGCGTATTCATGTGAAGTTAGGCCAGCATGTGAAGAAGGGAGATCCTCTTATTTCGATTTATGCTCCTGATATGGGGGAGGTTTCCTCTGACTTGATCAAGGCAAAGTCGGAGCAGCTGCTTGCTCAGAAGGAGTATCAACGCCAGAAGGATTTGTTTGCGCACCATGCCACGTCTGCCCAGGAGTTGGAAAGTGCAGAAGGAAATTATCAAAAAGCGGTCGTAGAGGTAGAGCGCGCAAAGCAAAAAATGCTGCTTTTCCAACGTTTCCAGCTGGACACGGTAACTCATACTTACCTGGTGCGGGCACCTATGGAAGGAGACGTCCTTGCCAAGGCAGTGACTCTAGGAATGGAAGTCCAGTCTCTTTATGGGGGAGGTGATCTTTCTGAACTTTTGGTGATCGGCTCAACAGACCGAGTATGGCTGATTGCAGATTTGTACGAACAGGACATATCCGTGGTGCGTATGGGAGATGTACTCAACGCGATCCCTATGGCTCTTCCGGATAGACAGATTCAAGGGCGTATCGAATGGATATCCCAAGAGGTCGATCCTGTGACCCATGTCCTCCATGTGAGGACCAGTTTTGCAAATCCAGACAGAGCGCTTAAACCGGAGATGACAGTGCGTGTAAGAATTCAGGCGCAGGAAAAAAGAGCCTTGGCTATCCCATACCGTGCGTTGTTCCGTTATCAAGATCAGGCGATCGCTTTTATGCAGGTTGGTCAGACTTCGGATGGGCGCTTTCGGTTTCGTAAGGTACCTGTGGAAACAGGGGATTTTGACGATCAATGGATAGCTATCCGAGATGGGCTAGCAAAAGGTGCGCTTGTGGTTACGGCAGGAGGAGTTTTGCTCCTACCAAATCTGTGA
- a CDS encoding MFS transporter — protein sequence MLISLNQVGTIEVHPPRQIFLRHRKQALTPVLVIIPHDLSLYTLLVYMTTHLIRIVGLSNSSAFLINTINLILLMVTNCLGGWSSDRTGRKPVLIGACLFLLIGTIPLTWPTFSHSMSDVLLAQIPLSTVGIYLGPLAVIMTESFPTPIRYSAISIVININGPLFGGTTPMLIAYSINKTSSEMVQAYYLPVEQSSP from the coding sequence CTGCTTATCTCGCTAAACCAAGTAGGTACTATTGAAGTCCATCCTCCTCGACAGATCTTCCTGCGCCACCGCAAACAGGCACTCACGCCTGTCCTCGTCATAATACCACATGATCTGAGTCTCTATACATTGCTCGTCTACATGACCACCCACCTCATACGAATCGTCGGACTCAGCAATAGCTCTGCCTTTCTTATCAACACTATCAATTTAATCCTGCTGATGGTTACAAACTGCCTAGGAGGGTGGTCATCTGATCGCACAGGACGAAAGCCCGTCCTGATAGGGGCCTGCCTCTTTCTACTGATAGGAACAATCCCACTCACGTGGCCGACGTTCTCTCACTCGATGAGCGATGTACTGCTGGCTCAAATACCTCTATCAACAGTTGGCATCTATCTTGGCCCTCTGGCTGTCATCATGACCGAATCCTTCCCTACCCCCATTCGCTATTCAGCCATTTCCATCGTCATCAACATCAACGGACCGCTCTTTGGAGGGACTACTCCTATGCTGATCGCCTACTCGATCAACAAAACAAGCTCGGAGATGGTCCAAGCTTATTATTTACCTGTGGAGCAATCATCTCCCTAA
- a CDS encoding MFS transporter, with protein sequence MYDPPLHHHGIASHLPASRSPSAPILLVLIRMLQGASVGGNYGGPITFVTEHAGNRNRGLIGSLVAVSCLSGFIAGSIMAILVSALLTTEQLFSWGWRIPFLFGTTIGLVGFMMRSKMEESPAYLAKPSRYY encoded by the coding sequence ATGTACGACCCTCCCCTCCACCATCATGGGATTGCTTCCCACCTACCAGCAAGTCGGTCCCCTTCAGCACCGATCCTGCTCGTCCTGATACGAATGTTGCAAGGGGCCTCTGTGGGGGGCAATTACGGAGGTCCGATTACCTTCGTCACAGAACACGCAGGAAACCGGAACCGAGGTTTGATTGGGAGTCTAGTAGCAGTCAGTTGTCTATCCGGATTTATTGCTGGATCCATCATGGCTATCCTCGTCTCCGCTCTTTTGACAACAGAGCAACTCTTTTCGTGGGGATGGAGAATCCCCTTCCTGTTTGGAACGACCATTGGCTTAGTTGGATTTATGATGCGCAGTAAGATGGAAGAATCCCCTGCTTATCTCGCTAAACCAAGTAGGTACTATTGA
- a CDS encoding lytic transglycosylase domain-containing protein, with protein MRWWVVAYALLWIPADLRASIVYYRDKEGGIHFTNLANHKDHGKHKAHHHYPAHSGSIQLSKVEIAPIALTQIPLLYRQWIEEASRLYQIPQELIHAVIQVESYYNPHAVSPAGARGLMQLMPATAREMGVRDIDHPRENIFGGVRFLRILANQFEGDLERTLAAYNAGPGSVEWHGGIPPYAETIAYVAKVKHLYERARKGVGSPSVPVQGVGLPDQA; from the coding sequence ATGCGGTGGTGGGTTGTAGCTTATGCTTTGTTATGGATCCCAGCTGATCTCCGAGCGAGCATTGTGTACTATCGAGATAAGGAAGGGGGAATTCACTTTACTAACCTTGCTAATCACAAAGATCATGGGAAGCACAAGGCTCATCATCACTATCCTGCTCACTCTGGCTCGATCCAGTTGAGCAAGGTCGAGATTGCACCGATCGCGCTGACACAAATTCCTCTTTTATACCGCCAGTGGATCGAGGAGGCCAGTCGATTGTATCAGATTCCCCAAGAACTCATCCATGCTGTGATTCAGGTGGAAAGTTATTATAACCCTCATGCTGTAAGTCCAGCAGGGGCCCGTGGGCTCATGCAATTGATGCCTGCAACAGCGAGAGAGATGGGGGTGCGCGATATCGACCATCCTCGGGAGAACATCTTCGGAGGTGTCCGCTTTCTTCGGATTTTAGCAAATCAATTTGAAGGGGATCTCGAGCGGACACTCGCCGCTTACAATGCTGGGCCTGGATCTGTGGAGTGGCATGGTGGAATCCCACCGTATGCGGAGACGATCGCTTATGTTGCTAAAGTGAAACATTTGTATGAGCGAGCTCGGAAAGGGGTCGGCTCTCCCTCGGTTCCTGTGCAAGGGGTTGGGCTTCCCGATCAGGCCTAA
- the nadE gene encoding NAD(+) synthase has product MKLVRLAVANVNTTVGAVRSNVDRVVELARKAVAQEADLVAFPEQVIGGYSPEDLVQWRGFIEAQWEGLLRLAALTSDLPLALVVGVSVAHEEFLYNTAVFLRQGVLWGLVPKEKLPGYHVFYEPRMWTPGRPGLLTRVRGVPCGDLLFEGDFGLLALELCEDIWSSEGPLRRRCYEGAEIVVNLSASPYRIGIADARRELLAVRSRDYYTTIVYTNGVGANDGLILDGGGYVCQNGRVVLEVPRFQEGVHSVTVDLESSRRLRHQNTVWRLDREQARLRDASLLPHRIQVKEIEGMQSGRKHAYPFPSHRHFFLPPWISEKRKDARQEFCEELLDALTLGLGDYFEKNSSFRQIGVALSGGRDSLFCLILVRRYIDKRYASWSQKERDKKAQEIVKAFFMPSTYSGEVSKLVAITASEELRIPLVVLPIDQARQLELQAVQRMLQPEEQLPSFVSQNIQARIRAMRMWNWANAVGGLFIQTSNMSEKAVGYTTIGGDMEGSLSLIANIPKTLVNYLLIYLQETSSLVCIQQVLSIPPSAELDIGQEDEKDLMPFSILDACLALYGREKMSASEVVQVLEEMFPEHTQETLTGWINQFISLFTGSIYKWVQAPLSLHVNDFDLDRERTLQLPVVQKKEWKTSEGYEQGMGVRWL; this is encoded by the coding sequence ATGAAGCTTGTCCGCCTTGCCGTTGCGAATGTCAACACAACCGTGGGAGCCGTTCGCTCTAATGTGGATCGCGTGGTGGAGCTCGCAAGGAAAGCTGTTGCTCAGGAGGCCGATCTGGTCGCTTTTCCCGAGCAAGTCATTGGAGGATATTCTCCTGAGGATTTGGTTCAATGGCGTGGATTCATTGAGGCTCAATGGGAGGGCCTTCTGCGTTTGGCGGCCCTAACATCGGATCTGCCCCTCGCTCTTGTGGTGGGAGTCTCCGTTGCGCATGAAGAGTTCCTGTACAACACAGCCGTATTCCTTCGTCAAGGGGTTCTATGGGGCTTGGTCCCGAAGGAAAAATTGCCTGGCTACCATGTCTTTTATGAACCTCGCATGTGGACTCCAGGTCGTCCGGGATTGTTGACCCGTGTCCGAGGGGTTCCCTGTGGTGATCTTCTGTTTGAAGGAGATTTTGGCCTTTTAGCGCTCGAACTCTGTGAAGATATCTGGTCTTCGGAAGGGCCTCTTCGCCGTCGTTGTTATGAAGGGGCCGAGATTGTTGTGAATCTTTCGGCATCCCCCTATCGGATAGGGATAGCAGATGCTCGGCGAGAGCTTCTTGCTGTCCGCTCTAGAGATTATTATACTACTATTGTTTACACAAATGGGGTAGGGGCCAACGATGGACTTATCTTGGATGGAGGAGGTTATGTCTGTCAGAATGGGCGGGTGGTGTTAGAAGTACCTCGTTTTCAAGAGGGGGTTCATTCTGTTACGGTAGATCTGGAAAGTAGCCGTCGCCTCCGCCACCAGAATACGGTTTGGCGTCTTGACCGGGAGCAAGCACGCCTTCGAGATGCATCTCTTCTTCCACATCGCATTCAAGTCAAGGAAATCGAAGGGATGCAAAGTGGGAGGAAACACGCTTACCCTTTCCCGTCCCATCGCCATTTTTTTCTTCCTCCATGGATATCTGAAAAAAGAAAGGACGCTCGGCAGGAATTCTGTGAAGAGCTGCTCGATGCTCTTACCTTAGGACTAGGGGATTATTTCGAAAAAAACAGTTCTTTTCGCCAAATTGGGGTAGCTCTTTCGGGTGGTAGAGATAGCCTTTTCTGTCTCATTTTGGTCCGTCGCTACATTGATAAACGGTACGCCTCGTGGAGTCAGAAGGAACGGGATAAAAAGGCGCAGGAAATCGTAAAGGCATTTTTTATGCCTTCTACTTACTCTGGGGAAGTCAGCAAGCTTGTCGCTATAACTGCTTCGGAAGAGCTGAGGATTCCTCTGGTCGTTCTTCCGATCGATCAAGCTCGACAGCTTGAGTTGCAAGCAGTGCAGAGGATGCTTCAGCCGGAAGAGCAGCTCCCCTCTTTTGTTTCTCAGAATATCCAAGCTAGAATCCGCGCCATGCGGATGTGGAACTGGGCCAATGCGGTTGGTGGTCTCTTTATTCAAACGAGCAATATGAGTGAGAAGGCAGTGGGGTACACAACCATTGGAGGGGATATGGAGGGTTCGCTCTCTCTCATCGCAAACATTCCGAAAACTTTGGTTAATTATCTGCTGATCTATCTCCAGGAAACGTCGTCACTTGTTTGCATTCAACAGGTTCTGTCCATCCCACCCTCTGCGGAGCTCGACATTGGGCAAGAGGATGAGAAAGATCTCATGCCTTTTTCAATCCTTGACGCTTGCTTAGCCTTGTACGGGAGAGAAAAAATGAGCGCTTCAGAAGTTGTCCAGGTGTTGGAGGAGATGTTCCCTGAACATACGCAAGAGACTTTGACCGGATGGATAAATCAGTTTATCTCTCTCTTTACGGGTTCGATTTATAAGTGGGTTCAGGCGCCGCTTAGCCTTCATGTGAATGATTTTGACCTCGATCGGGAGCGTACCCTTCAATTGCCTGTTGTTCAGAAAAAGGAATGGAAAACATCTGAAGGATATGAGCAGGGGATGGGCGTGAGGTGGCTATGA
- a CDS encoding GDSL-type esterase/lipase family protein, producing MLCGFILSACQHFIPEAKSPPPPPIKEIDSRLETNAAPLRSGNGLASQNPNMAQDNSDYLEFPHSLDRFFQALATLEGGAAKRDVLITQLGDSHTVADWGTAAFRRYLQSQFGNGGRGFVALGKPMNGYIQQGVRGDMSTGWVTERPKLVQGQWAGDGYYGLNGMAIKTSRKNASAWIDIRVPITSVEIAYFKQPRGGQFDVLIDGKVIGRVSSASSVRGSGFFPMRVQRSSCRVQVRTVGDGEVRIFGATLEHTYIGITVDAVGSNGARVTTPLQSNEDHLMEQLRHRNPELFIVAYGTNEAGDDVPIRTYENRLTELFDRIARSVPKASCLILSPPDRVKKTPEGWVSLPKIRAIMAFQRRVAASRGCAFYSLFNAMGGAGAIRSWATELPPRAQQDGVHLTREGYALLGRRLAFSILRAYGAWRMAHGLPPRSQAPVSVAEWRNLNYKNNEHRELTLLSQ from the coding sequence GTGCTATGCGGTTTCATTCTGAGCGCTTGTCAGCACTTTATCCCTGAAGCCAAGAGTCCCCCACCGCCTCCAATCAAAGAGATAGACTCCCGTTTAGAAACCAACGCTGCACCTCTTCGAAGTGGAAATGGCTTGGCTAGCCAGAATCCGAACATGGCTCAGGATAACTCTGATTACTTGGAATTTCCTCATTCGCTGGATCGTTTCTTTCAAGCACTGGCGACCTTGGAAGGGGGAGCTGCAAAGCGTGATGTGTTGATTACCCAACTGGGGGACTCCCATACCGTGGCGGATTGGGGAACAGCAGCATTCCGTCGTTATTTGCAATCTCAATTTGGCAATGGTGGAAGAGGGTTTGTGGCGCTTGGCAAGCCAATGAATGGGTATATTCAGCAGGGGGTGCGTGGGGATATGTCTACCGGGTGGGTGACAGAACGACCGAAATTGGTGCAAGGGCAGTGGGCGGGGGATGGCTATTATGGCCTCAACGGAATGGCTATCAAAACTTCTCGAAAAAATGCTTCTGCTTGGATTGACATCCGAGTGCCTATTACAAGTGTTGAGATCGCTTATTTCAAGCAGCCTCGCGGTGGCCAATTCGATGTATTGATCGATGGAAAAGTGATCGGTCGGGTTTCATCAGCGAGCTCTGTTCGTGGCTCAGGGTTTTTCCCGATGCGGGTTCAGCGATCTTCCTGTCGCGTGCAAGTCAGGACAGTGGGAGATGGTGAAGTGAGGATTTTTGGCGCTACCCTAGAACACACGTATATTGGGATTACGGTCGATGCGGTTGGATCCAACGGTGCTCGCGTGACTACGCCGCTGCAGTCCAATGAAGATCATCTTATGGAACAGCTTCGGCATCGCAATCCAGAACTATTTATCGTGGCTTACGGTACCAATGAGGCGGGGGATGACGTCCCGATTCGGACATACGAGAATCGATTGACGGAGCTTTTTGACCGTATAGCTCGTTCCGTTCCGAAGGCTTCCTGTTTGATTTTATCGCCCCCTGATCGTGTTAAAAAGACGCCGGAAGGGTGGGTCAGTTTGCCGAAAATTCGCGCCATTATGGCTTTTCAGCGGCGGGTGGCTGCATCGCGCGGATGTGCGTTTTACAGTTTGTTCAATGCGATGGGTGGAGCGGGTGCCATCAGAAGTTGGGCAACAGAACTACCCCCGCGTGCTCAGCAGGATGGAGTTCATTTGACGCGGGAAGGGTATGCTCTGCTGGGTCGTAGGTTAGCTTTTTCGATTTTACGAGCATATGGTGCTTGGAGAATGGCTCATGGTCTTCCTCCTCGTTCTCAAGCTCCGGTATCTGTCGCGGAATGGAGGAATTTGAACTACAAAAACAACGAACATAGAGAGCTCACTCTTCTGTCTCAGTAG
- a CDS encoding GDSL-type esterase/lipase family protein: MSALNYFSTLSKKKNLALPKPFHIKAVRSGVVLFIALGIPYLVPPLKRWRIVPLPGDPIQNETSVQASEVSPLQLTVGELPLRASENKAEVTNALPNATRDVTQTQALAQETNQIDVVDPTGHSLTAFHQALARTLMGEKKAITRISHYGDSIITSDLVSGTLRRRFHEHFGDAGHGFILTANPWPWYFHNDVKHCSSDGWIAHRIVGPLIEDGMYGLGGTSFHTQGYATSSFGTAERGQFGRRVSHFDIYYLEQPGGGEFEVSIVGSANAPQVVSTQGSKKISRIYPMPVPSEEGTITLKTRGKGDVRIFGVVLEYDQAGVSYDALGANGARARLLGQINVQHWKEQFALRQPSLIVLQYGANESEDPAPGPNYERSLGNVLDNIKTAAPSVSVLVVSAMDRADRSPTGKLRTRPIIYKLVEAQRRVALQHGCAFWNTFEAMGGEGTMGRWLNSNPALASGDLTHPTPAGAQIIGDLLFRALVRSYHAYASIHPEAPMPPEILKPQNPRASKNERP; the protein is encoded by the coding sequence GTGTCTGCTTTAAACTATTTCTCCACCCTTTCAAAAAAAAAAAATCTAGCCCTCCCTAAGCCTTTTCACATCAAAGCCGTACGGTCAGGGGTGGTTCTTTTCATTGCGCTTGGGATCCCTTATCTCGTCCCCCCCCTCAAGAGGTGGAGAATTGTGCCTCTTCCTGGAGATCCTATCCAAAACGAGACTTCCGTACAAGCTTCAGAAGTCTCTCCTCTTCAGCTTACTGTAGGAGAACTTCCTCTTCGTGCGTCTGAGAATAAAGCCGAGGTCACCAACGCTCTGCCGAATGCAACCCGAGATGTAACCCAGACCCAGGCGCTCGCACAAGAGACAAACCAGATAGATGTTGTCGATCCAACAGGCCATTCGCTCACTGCCTTTCACCAAGCCCTTGCCCGCACTTTAATGGGGGAAAAGAAGGCAATTACTCGAATCTCACACTATGGGGACTCGATCATCACCAGCGATCTGGTTTCAGGAACGCTGCGCCGTCGCTTTCATGAACACTTTGGAGATGCGGGGCATGGGTTTATCCTGACAGCCAACCCCTGGCCATGGTATTTTCACAACGACGTCAAGCACTGCTCTTCCGATGGCTGGATCGCCCACCGGATCGTGGGCCCCCTCATCGAAGACGGAATGTATGGGTTAGGGGGGACTTCTTTTCACACCCAAGGATACGCAACATCATCTTTTGGGACAGCCGAGCGCGGTCAGTTCGGCCGGCGTGTGTCCCATTTTGACATTTACTATTTAGAACAACCAGGGGGCGGGGAATTTGAAGTTTCTATAGTGGGTAGCGCAAATGCTCCTCAAGTCGTCTCAACACAAGGGTCTAAGAAAATATCCCGCATCTATCCCATGCCAGTGCCTTCGGAAGAGGGGACGATAACCCTCAAGACACGAGGAAAAGGGGATGTACGAATCTTCGGCGTTGTCTTAGAATATGATCAAGCAGGAGTCAGTTACGATGCACTGGGGGCTAATGGAGCTCGAGCGCGACTTCTCGGACAAATCAACGTCCAACACTGGAAAGAGCAGTTCGCCCTCCGCCAGCCCTCCTTGATCGTCCTTCAATACGGAGCCAACGAGAGTGAAGATCCTGCTCCTGGACCCAACTATGAACGGAGCCTTGGAAATGTATTGGATAACATCAAAACAGCGGCTCCGTCGGTCTCTGTCCTCGTTGTCTCTGCAATGGATCGCGCAGATCGAAGCCCGACAGGAAAATTGCGAACCCGACCGATCATCTACAAGCTTGTAGAAGCGCAGCGCCGCGTGGCCCTTCAGCACGGCTGCGCTTTTTGGAACACCTTCGAAGCGATGGGTGGAGAAGGGACCATGGGACGCTGGTTAAACTCCAACCCTGCCCTCGCGAGCGGGGATTTAACACATCCTACCCCCGCAGGTGCGCAGATCATAGGAGATCTTCTATTCCGAGCCTTAGTCCGAAGCTATCACGCCTATGCATCCATCCATCCAGAAGCCCCTATGCCTCCAGAGATCCTTAAGCCACAAAACCCCCGAGCGTCAAAAAACGAAAGGCCGTAA